The Bacteroidota bacterium genome includes a window with the following:
- a CDS encoding TonB-dependent receptor — translation MTFNRSGRQKYKSSRLKKVSFVFFILFSFWGYRIHSQQAYITGMVKDSLSGEALIGVVVQAGSTGAITDVGGNYSLKADSGEIKVSFRYVSYRNEEKTVHVNAGETVKLDLLMVNDSKTMGIVVVSSGRYEQNIGEVPVSMEVLKPKLIENKGTTTMETIMDQVPGVSMTDGQANIRGGSGYSYGSGSRVLLVVDDMPLLSGDAGDVKWNYLPIENVSQVEVMKGASSALFGSSALNGVIHFRTAYPTDHPQTTISLINGFYGDPERASLKWWGANNPVFNGINFSHLRQVGNFDLVIGGHLYNDQGYRYLETEQRERLNVNTRYRFKKIPGLSAGINTNMMRTTGGLFIIWYNDSLAYTPSGNTLQHYTNYRWNVDPFIVWATPKGHHHALRTRYFETKNLNDTKQSATAGFYYAEYQYQYRFNCGVTFTAGAVGTRTLVRAELYPGATSEQTPWYGKLFLGDSVTHTSTNLSGYFQADKKFFDKLFVTIGVRGEYFKLDTAKTNYDLKISKSDTLHLPFRPVVRIGVNYQIAEATYLRISYGQGYRFPCIAEKFIRTETSGLEIYPNLNLQPEDGQSAEIGVKQGFRITKNWKGYGDAAIYWMQYHNMMEFAFHQWGNPMTDPFFGFGFKSLNVGTTRIRGVDMSVMGQGQIGKFGVSLLAGYTYMDPISLTWTAAKDTNIANPGAGTAYYNILKYRYKHIAKFDGEVSYKKFSVGASMRYNSYMENIDKIFLVAVPGIAAYREKFHTGDLVFDTRIMYQLNDVTRISFIANNIFNREYTQRPADVQPPRNFAMQVVLKF, via the coding sequence ATGACCTTTAACAGATCAGGGCGACAAAAATACAAAAGCAGTCGGCTAAAAAAAGTTTCATTTGTTTTTTTCATCCTCTTTTCTTTCTGGGGATACCGGATTCATTCGCAACAGGCGTACATCACCGGAATGGTGAAAGATAGTTTGTCGGGCGAAGCGCTCATTGGTGTGGTTGTGCAAGCGGGAAGCACCGGGGCAATTACAGATGTGGGAGGAAATTATTCTCTGAAAGCAGATTCCGGCGAAATAAAAGTTTCTTTCCGGTACGTGAGTTATCGCAATGAAGAAAAAACGGTTCATGTGAATGCAGGAGAAACCGTAAAGCTCGATCTGCTGATGGTGAATGATTCGAAGACGATGGGCATTGTCGTCGTTTCTTCCGGGCGTTATGAGCAGAACATCGGTGAAGTTCCGGTGTCGATGGAAGTTTTAAAACCAAAACTTATCGAGAATAAAGGAACTACCACAATGGAAACGATCATGGACCAGGTGCCCGGTGTTTCCATGACTGACGGGCAGGCGAATATTCGTGGAGGAAGTGGTTACAGTTATGGTTCGGGTTCGCGCGTGTTATTGGTTGTTGATGATATGCCGCTGCTTTCCGGTGATGCGGGCGATGTGAAATGGAATTATTTACCAATAGAAAATGTTTCGCAGGTGGAAGTGATGAAAGGGGCATCATCCGCTTTGTTCGGTTCATCGGCGCTCAATGGTGTCATTCATTTCCGCACGGCCTATCCAACCGATCATCCGCAAACAACTATTTCTCTCATCAATGGATTTTACGGCGATCCCGAACGTGCAAGTTTAAAATGGTGGGGCGCGAACAATCCTGTTTTCAACGGAATAAATTTTTCGCACCTGCGACAGGTGGGGAATTTCGATCTCGTCATCGGCGGACATTTGTACAACGACCAGGGTTATCGTTATCTCGAAACAGAACAGCGCGAACGTTTGAATGTGAATACGCGTTATCGTTTTAAAAAAATCCCCGGGCTTTCCGCAGGCATCAACACGAATATGATGCGCACCACCGGCGGGCTTTTCATTATCTGGTACAACGATTCGCTTGCATACACTCCTTCAGGCAACACGCTGCAGCATTACACGAATTACCGCTGGAACGTGGATCCGTTCATTGTGTGGGCAACACCGAAAGGACATCATCACGCCTTGCGCACGCGTTATTTCGAAACAAAAAATCTGAACGACACGAAGCAGAGCGCAACAGCAGGATTCTATTACGCCGAATATCAATATCAATACAGATTCAATTGTGGCGTTACGTTCACGGCGGGCGCTGTGGGTACACGCACACTCGTGCGCGCAGAATTGTACCCGGGCGCCACTTCAGAACAAACACCCTGGTACGGAAAATTATTTCTCGGTGATTCGGTCACGCACACGTCCACGAATCTTTCCGGTTATTTCCAGGCCGATAAAAAATTCTTCGATAAATTATTTGTGACGATCGGTGTGCGCGGAGAATATTTCAAACTCGATACGGCAAAAACAAATTACGATCTGAAAATTTCGAAAAGCGATACGCTACATCTTCCGTTCCGCCCCGTGGTGCGCATCGGTGTGAATTATCAGATTGCAGAAGCAACTTATCTGCGCATTTCTTATGGACAGGGATATCGTTTTCCGTGTATCGCAGAAAAATTCATTCGCACCGAAACATCCGGACTGGAAATTTATCCGAATCTGAATCTGCAACCCGAAGACGGACAGAGTGCGGAAATAGGAGTGAAGCAGGGATTCCGCATCACGAAAAACTGGAAAGGATATGGCGATGCCGCCATTTACTGGATGCAATATCACAACATGATGGAATTTGCTTTTCACCAATGGGGAAACCCGATGACTGATCCTTTTTTCGGTTTCGGTTTTAAATCGCTCAATGTGGGAACAACCAGAATTCGCGGAGTCGATATGTCGGTGATGGGACAAGGACAGATCGGAAAATTCGGAGTTTCTCTTCTTGCAGGTTACACTTACATGGATCCAATCTCGCTTACATGGACAGCGGCGAAAGACACAAACATTGCAAATCCCGGTGCAGGAACGGCGTATTATAATATTCTCAAGTATCGTTACAAACACATTGCAAAATTCGACGGGGAAGTTTCTTATAAAAAATTCTCAGTCGGCGCCAGTATGCGTTACAATTCCTACATGGAAAATATCGACAAAATTTTTCTTGTTGCTGTTCCCGGCATTGCCGCCTACCGCGAAAAATTTCACACCGGCGATCTTGTTTTCGATACGCGCATCATGTACCAGTTGAATGATGTAACGAGAATTTCGTTCATCGCGAATAATATTTTCAATCGTGAGTACACGCAGCGCCCGGCCGACGTGCAGCCACCGCGGAATTTTGCGATGCAGGTGGTGCTGAAATTTTAA
- the dprA gene encoding DNA-protecting protein DprA: protein MDFDERVFQVALNMLPGIGPVTAKRLVASCGCASAVFREKKNNLLQIPYVVPAVVKALRDQSILFRAEKEISFCKKNGIEILFYADAKFPNRLKQCYDSPVVLYFEGNTDLSHTRTVGIVGTRNVTEYGKMLTEKLVDDLKANEVIVISGLAYGVDVLAHKAALKNEIPTIGVLAHGLDELYPAAHKNVARKMTKCGGLLTDFPTGTKPDKENFPMRNRIVAGLCDAIVVVESGASGGSMITAEFANNYNRDVFAFPGRVNDEFSAGCHKLIKNHKASLIDSAADLVKFMGWDDETKNQNPKSKIQTSLPLDLSQEEMKIVELMRDKGNVYIDEICVASELGMGKVSALLLQMEFSGVIKSLPGKFYRLN from the coding sequence ATGGATTTCGACGAAAGAGTATTTCAGGTCGCTTTAAACATGTTACCGGGCATCGGGCCCGTCACCGCAAAAAGATTAGTGGCCAGTTGCGGATGTGCTTCCGCTGTATTCCGCGAGAAGAAAAACAACCTGCTGCAGATCCCTTACGTGGTTCCGGCAGTGGTGAAAGCGCTGCGCGACCAATCAATACTGTTCCGCGCAGAAAAAGAAATTTCATTCTGCAAAAAGAATGGAATAGAAATTCTTTTTTATGCTGATGCAAAATTCCCGAATCGTTTAAAACAATGTTACGATTCTCCCGTTGTGCTTTACTTCGAAGGGAACACTGATCTTTCTCACACGCGCACGGTGGGTATTGTGGGTACGCGCAATGTGACGGAGTATGGAAAAATGCTGACGGAAAAATTAGTGGATGATCTTAAAGCAAATGAGGTGATCGTCATCAGCGGGCTTGCTTACGGTGTGGATGTGCTTGCGCACAAAGCCGCATTGAAAAATGAAATTCCCACGATCGGCGTTCTTGCTCACGGACTCGATGAACTTTATCCGGCGGCGCATAAAAATGTGGCGCGTAAAATGACGAAGTGCGGCGGGTTGCTCACTGATTTTCCAACCGGGACAAAACCTGACAAGGAGAATTTCCCAATGAGGAATCGTATTGTTGCCGGGTTGTGCGATGCGATCGTGGTGGTTGAATCCGGTGCGAGCGGCGGATCAATGATCACGGCAGAGTTTGCAAATAATTATAACCGTGATGTGTTTGCATTCCCGGGAAGAGTGAACGATGAATTTTCTGCGGGATGCCACAAACTGATCAAGAATCACAAAGCTTCACTCATTGATTCGGCAGCCGACCTGGTGAAATTCATGGGTTGGGATGACGAAACAAAAAATCAAAATCCAAAATCCAAAATCCAAACTTCTTTGCCGCTGGATCTTTCACAGGAAGAAATGAAAATTGTAGAACTGATGCGCGACAAAGGAAATGTGTACATCGATGAGATCTGCGTGGCGAGTGAACTCGGGATGGGAAAAGTTTCCGCGCTGCTTTTGCAAATGGAATTTTCGGGAGTGATAAAAAGTTTGCCGGGAAAATTTTACAGGTTGAATTAA
- the purT gene encoding formate-dependent phosphoribosylglycinamide formyltransferase, with protein sequence MKKKILLLGSGELGKEFVIAAKRLGQYVIAVDSYNDAPAQQVADEREVISMLDGNALDAVVLKHKPDIIVPEIEAIRTERFYDYEKQHIQVVPSARAANYTMNRKAIRDLAANELGLRTAKYAYAKSLEEFREAIDAIGIPCVVKPLMSSSGKGQSVVKTESEIDKAWNYAMSGSRGDLVEVIVEEFIKFESEITLLTITQKNGKTLFCPPIGHRQERGDYRESWMPHPMGEKHLEEAQHMADKVTRALSGYGIWGVEFFLAKDASTGLGTGSVYFSELSPRPHDTGMVTLANTVPLNEFELHLRAILGLPIPDLSLLRAGASAVVLAAKEGVPMISGLAEALGEKNADVKVFGKPVTRPYRRMAVALAWDEVGCDITQLVEKAKAIAAKVSV encoded by the coding sequence ATGAAAAAGAAAATTTTACTCCTCGGCTCCGGCGAACTCGGAAAAGAATTCGTGATTGCGGCGAAACGCCTTGGGCAATACGTGATCGCGGTCGATTCGTACAACGATGCTCCTGCACAACAGGTGGCGGATGAGCGCGAGGTCATTTCCATGCTCGACGGTAATGCGCTCGATGCGGTTGTGTTAAAACACAAACCCGATATCATTGTTCCCGAGATTGAGGCGATACGCACGGAACGTTTTTACGATTACGAGAAGCAGCACATCCAGGTGGTGCCGAGTGCTCGTGCGGCCAATTATACAATGAATCGCAAAGCAATCCGCGATCTCGCCGCGAATGAACTTGGTTTGCGCACCGCAAAATATGCGTATGCAAAATCGCTGGAAGAATTCCGCGAGGCGATTGATGCCATCGGAATTCCCTGCGTGGTGAAACCCCTCATGTCTTCGTCGGGCAAAGGACAAAGCGTCGTGAAAACAGAATCGGAAATTGACAAAGCGTGGAATTATGCCATGAGCGGATCGCGCGGTGATCTTGTGGAAGTGATCGTGGAAGAATTCATAAAATTTGAATCAGAGATAACTCTATTGACGATTACACAAAAAAATGGTAAAACACTTTTCTGTCCGCCTATCGGGCACCGGCAGGAGCGTGGCGATTATCGTGAAAGCTGGATGCCACACCCCATGGGAGAAAAGCATCTTGAAGAAGCGCAGCACATGGCCGATAAAGTAACACGCGCACTTTCCGGTTATGGAATATGGGGCGTTGAATTTTTTCTCGCGAAAGATGCCTCGACCGGGCTCGGCACAGGTTCTGTTTATTTTTCCGAATTATCACCGCGCCCGCACGACACGGGCATGGTCACGCTTGCGAACACGGTTCCCCTCAATGAATTTGAATTGCATCTGCGCGCCATTCTCGGTTTGCCCATTCCCGATCTTTCGCTACTGCGCGCAGGCGCTAGCGCGGTGGTGCTCGCCGCGAAAGAAGGAGTTCCAATGATCTCGGGGCTGGCAGAAGCGCTCGGCGAAAAAAATGCGGATGTAAAAGTATTCGGGAAACCGGTCACGCGCCCGTACAGGCGCATGGCAGTGGCGCTGGCGTGGGATGAAGTGGGTTGTGATATAACACAACTCGTGGAAAAGGCGAAGGCCATAGCGGCGAAAGTGAGTGTCTGA